The Acidobacteriota bacterium genome has a segment encoding these proteins:
- the araD gene encoding L-ribulose-5-phosphate 4-epimerase AraD, whose product MLAELKESVWKANLDLARSGLVILTFGNVSGIDRRRGIVAIKPSGVPYDAIKADDIVLVDLEGGVVEGWLSPSSDTPTHVELYRAFPGIGGITHAHSPYATMFAQAKREIPCYGTTHADQFHGPVPLTRPLGEPEIAGAYERNTGQVIVERFAGLEALECPAVLVAGHGPFTWGRTPAEAVETAIVLEQVAHTAFGSVIIEPRLDPLDACLQEKHFRRKHGPDAYYGQKKEE is encoded by the coding sequence ATGCTGGCCGAGCTCAAGGAATCCGTCTGGAAGGCCAATCTGGACCTGGCCAGGTCCGGCCTGGTCATCCTGACCTTCGGCAACGTCAGCGGCATCGACCGGCGCCGGGGCATCGTGGCCATCAAGCCGAGCGGCGTCCCCTACGACGCCATCAAGGCCGACGACATAGTGCTCGTCGACCTCGAAGGCGGCGTCGTCGAGGGCTGGCTCAGCCCCTCGTCGGACACGCCGACGCATGTCGAGCTCTACAGGGCCTTCCCGGGGATCGGGGGCATCACCCACGCCCACAGCCCCTACGCGACCATGTTCGCCCAGGCGAAGCGGGAGATCCCCTGTTATGGGACGACCCACGCCGACCAGTTCCACGGCCCCGTGCCCCTCACCAGGCCGCTCGGCGAGCCCGAGATCGCCGGGGCCTACGAGCGGAACACGGGCCAGGTCATCGTCGAGCGCTTCGCCGGGCTCGAGGCGCTCGAGTGTCCGGCCGTCCTCGTGGCCGGCCACGGGCCCTTCACCTGGGGCCGGACCCCGGCCGAGGCCGTCGAGACGGCCATCGTTCTCGAGCAGGTCGCCCACACGGCCTTCGGCTCGGTCATCATCGAGCCCCGGCTCGACCCCCTGGACGCGTGCCTCCAGGAAAAGCATTTCCGCAGGAAGCACGGGCCCGACGCCTATTACGGACAAAAGAAGGAGGAATGA
- a CDS encoding glycoside hydrolase family 127 protein produces MTRVRATAALAIILALAAACDQAPQADYPAAPVPFTDVHLTDAFWAPRLEINRTVTIPHIFKMCEETGRVRNFELAAAALAGAKGGQYRSSFPFDDSDVYKIIEAASYALATHADPALAKYVDGLVAKIAAAQEPDGYLYAARTIGGPPPQPWVGRERWSYLYMSHELYDLGHLYEAAAAHYQATGRKNLLDVAVKSANLVAREFGPGKRANPPGHEEIEIGLVKLYRVTGARKYLDLAKFFIDARGRAEGRIPYENEGRTELLYGEYAQDHKPFVEQTEAVGHAVRAGYLYAGAADVAALTGEAAYIAALDKIWADMAGTKLYITGGIGAAGGWEGYGPPYRLPNASAYAETCANIATFLWNSRMQRLELDAKYADVMERILYNGVLSGISLSGDRFFYPNPLASFGQHERVPWFSCACCPPNVARILTSVPGYFYAAASDRVYVNLYAQGTGRMKAGGTDLELVQTTEYPWKGDIRIEVRPAKDAAFTLAVRIPGWALNRPVPTGLYSYPEPPAGQPALKVNGAPAALALDKGYALVNRTWKAGDVVELSLPMPVRRVAANEAVEADRGLVAVERGPLVYCAEGPDNEGRVANLVLPDGAALSAEMRPELLNGVVVITGAAEAVSEKAGKIVTEKKPLTLIPYYAWANRGRSEMAVWLARDPSRARVAREPGLAAKAAVTASEGAVSPKRINDQFEPESSDDAAGYMHWWPKKGTSEWIDYAFEAPVRVSEASVYWFDDSGAGGCRVPASWRILYKAGEDWLPVSPAGAYGTAKDAWNTVKFAPVRTRALRLEVRLQPDWSAGVHEWKIK; encoded by the coding sequence ATGACGAGAGTCCGAGCGACAGCGGCCCTGGCGATCATCCTTGCCCTCGCCGCGGCCTGCGACCAGGCGCCCCAGGCCGACTACCCGGCCGCGCCCGTGCCGTTCACCGACGTGCACCTGACGGACGCCTTCTGGGCGCCGCGCCTGGAGATCAACCGCACCGTGACCATCCCCCATATCTTCAAGATGTGCGAAGAGACGGGCCGGGTCAGGAACTTCGAACTGGCCGCGGCCGCCCTGGCCGGGGCCAAGGGCGGCCAGTACCGCTCCAGCTTCCCGTTCGACGATTCCGACGTCTACAAGATCATCGAGGCGGCCTCCTACGCCCTGGCGACGCACGCCGACCCGGCGCTGGCCAAGTACGTCGACGGCCTCGTCGCCAAGATCGCCGCGGCCCAGGAGCCGGACGGCTATCTCTACGCCGCCCGCACTATCGGCGGCCCGCCGCCCCAGCCCTGGGTCGGCCGGGAGCGCTGGTCCTACCTCTACATGAGCCACGAGCTCTACGACCTCGGACATCTTTACGAGGCCGCGGCCGCTCACTACCAGGCCACCGGGCGGAAGAACCTGCTCGATGTCGCGGTCAAGAGCGCCAACCTCGTTGCCCGCGAGTTCGGACCCGGCAAGCGCGCCAATCCCCCCGGCCACGAGGAGATCGAGATCGGCCTGGTCAAGCTCTACAGGGTCACCGGCGCGCGCAAGTATCTCGACCTGGCCAAGTTCTTCATAGACGCCCGCGGCCGGGCCGAAGGCCGGATCCCCTACGAGAACGAGGGCCGGACCGAGCTCCTCTACGGCGAGTACGCCCAGGACCACAAGCCCTTCGTCGAGCAGACGGAGGCCGTCGGCCACGCCGTCCGGGCCGGCTATCTCTACGCCGGGGCCGCCGACGTCGCCGCCCTGACCGGGGAGGCCGCCTACATCGCCGCCCTGGACAAGATCTGGGCCGACATGGCCGGGACCAAGCTCTACATCACCGGCGGCATCGGCGCCGCCGGCGGCTGGGAGGGCTACGGCCCGCCCTACCGCCTGCCGAACGCCAGCGCCTACGCCGAGACGTGCGCCAACATCGCCACGTTCCTGTGGAACTCGCGGATGCAGCGCCTGGAGCTCGACGCCAAGTACGCCGACGTCATGGAGCGCATCCTCTACAACGGCGTCCTCTCGGGCATCTCGCTTTCGGGCGACCGGTTCTTCTACCCCAACCCCCTGGCCTCGTTCGGCCAGCACGAGCGGGTGCCGTGGTTCAGCTGCGCCTGCTGCCCGCCGAACGTGGCCCGCATCCTGACCTCGGTGCCGGGGTATTTCTACGCGGCCGCGAGCGACCGGGTCTACGTCAATCTCTATGCCCAGGGGACGGGCCGGATGAAGGCCGGCGGCACGGACCTAGAGCTCGTCCAGACGACCGAGTATCCCTGGAAGGGCGACATCCGCATCGAGGTCCGGCCCGCGAAAGACGCCGCATTCACCCTGGCCGTGCGCATCCCCGGCTGGGCCCTGAACCGTCCGGTGCCGACCGGCCTCTATTCCTATCCGGAGCCGCCCGCCGGCCAGCCGGCGCTCAAGGTCAACGGCGCGCCGGCGGCCTTGGCGCTCGACAAGGGCTACGCCCTCGTCAACCGGACCTGGAAGGCCGGCGACGTCGTCGAGTTGTCGCTGCCAATGCCGGTCCGCCGGGTCGCGGCCAACGAGGCCGTCGAGGCCGACCGCGGCCTGGTCGCCGTCGAGCGCGGCCCGCTCGTCTACTGCGCCGAGGGGCCTGACAACGAGGGCCGGGTCGCGAACCTCGTCCTGCCCGACGGCGCCGCGCTCAGCGCCGAGATGAGGCCGGAACTCCTCAACGGCGTCGTCGTCATCACCGGCGCGGCCGAGGCCGTCAGCGAAAAGGCCGGCAAGATCGTGACCGAGAAGAAGCCCCTGACCCTCATCCCGTATTACGCCTGGGCCAACCGGGGCCGGAGCGAGATGGCCGTCTGGCTGGCCCGCGACCCGTCCAGGGCGCGCGTCGCCCGCGAGCCGGGCCTCGCGGCCAAGGCGGCGGTCACGGCCTCGGAGGGCGCGGTCAGCCCGAAACGGATCAACGACCAGTTCGAGCCCGAGAGCTCGGACGACGCCGCGGGCTACATGCACTGGTGGCCGAAGAAGGGCACGTCCGAATGGATCGATTACGCTTTCGAGGCGCCCGTGCGCGTCTCCGAAGCGTCCGTCTACTGGTTCGACGACTCGGGCGCCGGCGGCTGCCGCGTGCCCGCCTCCTGGCGCATCCTCTACAAAGCCGGCGAGGACTGGCTCCCGGTCAGCCCGGCCGGCGCCTACGGCACGGCCAAGGACGCCTGGAACACGGTCAAGTTCGCGCCGGTGCGGACCAGGGCCCTGCGCCTCGAGGTCCGGCTCCAGCCGGACTGGTCGGCCGGCGTCCACGAGTGGAAGATCAAATAG
- a CDS encoding alpha-L-arabinofuranosidase C-terminal domain-containing protein, which produces MTAHRRRPYPALIAIAACELALACAACRPGPGRPEARDELAGVTQFVANGSFEEMQGESPKGWTSRSWQDRSDASFSVEPAGHAGARSVAISSGKGADASWVATVPIRPYSRYRLSGWIRTENLLAGSGRGAQINVDGQEEWRTPALTGTRDWTRVEVEFEAGANDALPVSCLFGGWGRSTGKAWFDDVELVRLSGKDLGRPAVRIDGGKTAAPMSRYIYGQFIEHLGRSIYQGVWAEMLEDRKFFWPVGEGESPWQAVGDKALVKMDAAKPFTGAHAPRVTLTGKGPGGIVQNDLALVAGKEYSGRAVLCGDASAAPVEVSLVWGDGPGARQTLAVRELGRGYKTFPFAFKAGASTGKARLEIVSSGRGAFGIGTVSIMPADNVDGFRPQVLALLRELDAPVYRWPGGNFVSGYDWRDGIGDRDRRPPRKNPAWTGVEHNDVGIHEYMDLMRLIGAEPYVTVNSGLGDAAMALEELEYANGGPGTKMGRLRAANGHPEPWGVKFWAIGNEMYGDWQLGHMPLSDYVKKHTQFAVAMKAMDPSVQVAAVGAVGPWSETMLAEASNHMDLISEHFYVQHKPGLLSHVSQMPAAIRRIAEAHRKYRAEIPTLKAHPVPVALDEWNYWYGPDIYGEIGTQYFLEDALGVAAAFNEFARQTDVYFMANYAQTVNVIGAIKTSKTAAVLDSTGVILALYRRHFGRIPVAVGGAPEPLDVMACWKDDAKTVLTLSIVNPTRRPMELRLDAGRLKLPKAARLFLVDGPDPRACNVPGKEPQVVVRETAAAPFGKKLTVPPISVSLYEIEIPGAK; this is translated from the coding sequence ATGACCGCCCACCGCCGCCGCCCGTATCCCGCCCTGATCGCGATCGCCGCGTGCGAGCTGGCCCTGGCCTGCGCGGCCTGCCGGCCCGGTCCCGGAAGGCCCGAGGCCCGGGACGAGCTTGCCGGGGTGACCCAGTTCGTCGCCAACGGCTCGTTCGAGGAGATGCAGGGCGAGAGCCCGAAAGGCTGGACCTCCCGGAGCTGGCAGGACCGGAGCGACGCCTCCTTCTCCGTCGAGCCCGCCGGCCACGCGGGCGCCCGCAGCGTCGCCATCTCGTCCGGGAAGGGCGCCGACGCCTCGTGGGTCGCGACCGTCCCGATCCGGCCCTACTCGCGCTACCGCCTGAGCGGCTGGATCAGGACCGAGAACCTGCTGGCGGGCTCGGGCCGCGGGGCTCAGATCAACGTCGACGGCCAGGAGGAGTGGCGGACGCCGGCGCTCACGGGCACGCGGGACTGGACGCGGGTCGAGGTCGAGTTCGAGGCCGGGGCCAACGACGCCCTGCCGGTTTCCTGCCTCTTCGGCGGCTGGGGCCGGTCCACCGGCAAGGCCTGGTTCGACGACGTCGAGCTGGTCCGCCTCTCCGGCAAGGACCTCGGCCGGCCCGCCGTCAGGATCGACGGCGGCAAGACGGCCGCGCCCATGTCCAGGTACATCTACGGCCAGTTCATCGAGCACCTGGGCCGCTCGATCTACCAGGGCGTCTGGGCGGAGATGCTCGAGGACAGGAAATTCTTCTGGCCGGTCGGCGAGGGGGAATCGCCCTGGCAGGCCGTCGGTGACAAGGCCCTCGTCAAGATGGACGCGGCCAAGCCCTTCACCGGCGCGCACGCGCCGCGCGTGACCCTGACCGGCAAGGGCCCCGGCGGCATCGTCCAGAATGATCTGGCCCTGGTCGCCGGGAAGGAATACTCCGGCCGGGCCGTCCTCTGCGGCGACGCGTCCGCGGCCCCGGTCGAGGTCAGCCTCGTCTGGGGCGACGGCCCCGGGGCGCGCCAGACGCTCGCGGTCAGGGAACTCGGCCGCGGCTACAAGACCTTCCCCTTCGCCTTCAAGGCCGGGGCCTCGACCGGGAAGGCCCGGCTCGAGATCGTCTCGTCCGGCCGCGGCGCGTTCGGGATCGGCACGGTCTCGATCATGCCCGCGGACAACGTCGACGGCTTCCGGCCCCAGGTCCTGGCCCTGCTCAGGGAGCTCGACGCGCCCGTTTACCGCTGGCCCGGCGGCAACTTCGTCAGCGGCTACGACTGGCGCGACGGCATCGGCGACCGCGACCGGCGGCCGCCCCGCAAGAACCCGGCCTGGACCGGCGTCGAGCACAATGACGTCGGCATCCACGAGTATATGGACCTGATGCGGCTCATCGGGGCCGAGCCCTACGTCACGGTCAACAGCGGCCTGGGCGACGCGGCCATGGCCCTCGAGGAGCTCGAGTACGCCAACGGCGGGCCCGGCACCAAGATGGGCCGGCTCCGGGCGGCCAACGGCCATCCCGAGCCCTGGGGCGTCAAGTTCTGGGCCATCGGCAACGAGATGTACGGCGACTGGCAGCTCGGCCATATGCCGCTCTCCGACTACGTCAAGAAGCACACCCAGTTCGCCGTGGCCATGAAGGCCATGGACCCCTCGGTCCAGGTCGCGGCCGTGGGCGCCGTCGGCCCCTGGAGCGAGACCATGCTGGCCGAGGCCTCGAACCACATGGACCTCATCAGCGAGCACTTCTACGTCCAGCACAAGCCGGGCCTTCTCAGCCACGTCAGCCAGATGCCGGCCGCGATCCGCCGCATCGCCGAAGCCCACCGGAAGTACCGGGCCGAGATCCCGACGCTCAAGGCCCATCCGGTCCCGGTCGCCCTGGACGAGTGGAACTACTGGTACGGCCCGGACATCTACGGCGAGATCGGGACGCAGTATTTCCTCGAGGACGCCCTCGGCGTGGCCGCGGCCTTCAACGAATTCGCCCGCCAGACCGACGTCTACTTCATGGCCAATTATGCCCAGACGGTCAACGTCATCGGGGCCATCAAGACCTCGAAGACGGCGGCCGTCCTCGACTCGACGGGCGTCATCCTGGCCCTCTACCGGCGCCACTTCGGGAGGATCCCCGTCGCGGTCGGAGGCGCGCCGGAACCGCTCGACGTCATGGCCTGCTGGAAGGACGACGCGAAGACGGTCCTGACGCTTTCGATCGTCAATCCGACCAGGCGGCCGATGGAGCTCCGGCTCGACGCCGGACGGCTGAAGCTGCCGAAGGCGGCCCGGCTCTTCCTCGTCGACGGGCCCGACCCGAGGGCCTGCAACGTGCCCGGGAAGGAGCCCCAGGTCGTCGTTCGCGAGACCGCGGCCGCCCCGTTCGGCAAGAAGCTTACGGTCCCGCCGATCAGCGTTTCCCTTTATGAGATCGAGATCCCCGGAGCGAAATGA
- a CDS encoding 3'-5' exonuclease has translation MTPRRPKLLFFDCETTGLPRVRYFAPEVAEEWPRLVQIAWARYDPGGDPEDARCHIVKPEGFRIPEDATAIHGISDAQARREGRALGEVLDDFLAEAERPATTLVAHNFDYDRGVIGGELVRARKSLRFLELPSICTMKGTTELCGLRRPGGGLKWPTLDELHCYCFGYSYEGAHDAANDIGACARAFFKLLEAGHFRI, from the coding sequence ATGACACCGCGACGTCCGAAGCTCTTGTTCTTCGACTGCGAGACGACCGGCCTGCCCCGGGTCCGCTATTTTGCGCCGGAAGTCGCGGAGGAATGGCCCCGCCTCGTCCAGATCGCCTGGGCCCGCTACGATCCCGGGGGCGATCCCGAGGATGCCCGCTGCCATATCGTCAAGCCGGAGGGGTTCCGCATCCCGGAGGACGCAACGGCCATCCACGGCATCTCCGACGCCCAGGCCAGGCGGGAGGGCCGGGCCCTCGGGGAGGTCCTCGACGATTTTCTGGCCGAGGCCGAGCGGCCGGCGACGACGCTCGTGGCCCACAATTTCGACTACGACCGCGGCGTCATCGGAGGCGAGCTGGTCCGGGCGCGCAAGTCCCTGCGCTTCCTGGAGCTGCCGTCGATCTGCACGATGAAGGGGACGACAGAGCTCTGCGGCCTGCGCCGGCCGGGCGGGGGCCTCAAGTGGCCGACGCTCGACGAACTCCACTGCTACTGCTTCGGCTACTCCTACGAAGGGGCCCACGACGCGGCCAACGACATCGGCGCCTGCGCCCGGGCCTTCTTCAAGCTCCTCGAAGCCGGCCACTTCCGGATCTGA
- a CDS encoding ribulokinase, whose protein sequence is MPMKAAKYALGLDFGTNSVRALVVNIGNGDEVGTAIFDYPGGSAGILLDPKDANLARQNPADWILGIEKTVPAALAAAKKKVKGFDPAAVVGVGVDTTGSTPLPLDRAGKPLALYKEFRKNLNAQAWLWKDHTAHAEAAEITALAAAEHPEYLAKCGGTYSSEWFWSKILHCLRTDPKVAAAAYSWAECADYIPALMTGSTDPLRMKRSRCAAGHKAMFNDAWGGLPAKAFLAKLDPRLGELRDRLYQKTFTSDVPAGGLTKDWARKLGLRPGIAVAVGAFDAHLGGISSGVETGRFVKIIGTSTCDICVWPASKKLPDIPGLCGIVDGSVLPGYLGLEAGQSAVGDIFNWFVNVIEPGGPKKGSHAVLTRGAAALKPGESGLLALDWLNGNRTVLVDQRLTGLIVGLTLHTTPAEIYRALIEATAFGALTIIRRFEEYGVQIRDVVNCGGIAEKNPLVMQIYADVTGLEMKIARSSQTCALGAAMAGAVAAGRPGGGHATFAEAQAAMGGIKRTVYKPDGARHKVYLELFALYRELHDAFGTKAWSGSLYNVMKDLLALKDLQRR, encoded by the coding sequence ATGCCCATGAAAGCCGCGAAGTACGCCCTCGGCCTCGACTTCGGCACAAACTCGGTCCGGGCCCTTGTCGTCAACATCGGCAACGGCGACGAGGTCGGCACGGCGATCTTCGACTACCCCGGCGGCTCCGCCGGCATCCTGCTCGATCCGAAAGACGCCAACCTGGCCCGGCAGAACCCGGCCGACTGGATCCTGGGCATCGAGAAGACCGTCCCGGCCGCCCTGGCCGCGGCGAAAAAGAAGGTCAAGGGCTTCGACCCTGCGGCCGTCGTCGGCGTCGGCGTCGACACGACCGGCTCGACGCCTCTGCCGCTCGATCGGGCCGGCAAGCCCCTCGCTCTCTATAAGGAATTCCGAAAGAACCTCAACGCCCAGGCCTGGCTGTGGAAGGACCATACCGCCCACGCCGAGGCGGCCGAGATCACCGCCCTGGCCGCGGCCGAACACCCCGAGTACCTGGCCAAGTGCGGCGGCACCTATTCCTCCGAGTGGTTCTGGAGCAAGATCCTCCACTGCCTGCGGACGGATCCCAAGGTGGCCGCGGCCGCCTACTCCTGGGCCGAATGCGCCGACTACATCCCGGCCCTCATGACGGGCTCGACCGATCCTCTCCGGATGAAGCGCAGCCGTTGCGCCGCCGGCCACAAGGCCATGTTCAACGACGCCTGGGGCGGCCTGCCGGCCAAGGCCTTCCTGGCCAAGCTCGATCCGCGTCTGGGCGAGCTCCGCGACCGCCTCTACCAAAAGACCTTCACGTCCGACGTCCCGGCCGGCGGCCTGACCAAGGACTGGGCCAGGAAGCTGGGCCTCCGCCCCGGCATCGCCGTGGCCGTCGGCGCCTTCGACGCCCACCTCGGCGGCATCAGCTCCGGCGTCGAGACCGGCCGCTTCGTCAAGATCATCGGCACCAGCACCTGCGACATCTGCGTCTGGCCCGCTTCCAAGAAGCTGCCCGATATCCCGGGCCTGTGCGGCATCGTCGACGGCTCGGTCCTGCCCGGCTACCTCGGGCTCGAGGCCGGCCAGTCCGCCGTCGGCGACATCTTCAACTGGTTCGTCAACGTCATCGAGCCCGGCGGTCCGAAGAAGGGCTCGCACGCCGTCCTGACCCGGGGCGCGGCGGCCCTCAAGCCCGGCGAATCGGGCCTCCTGGCCCTCGACTGGCTCAACGGCAACCGGACCGTCCTCGTCGACCAGCGCCTGACGGGCCTCATCGTCGGCCTGACCCTGCACACCACGCCGGCCGAGATCTACCGGGCCCTCATCGAGGCCACGGCCTTCGGCGCCCTGACCATAATCCGGCGCTTCGAGGAGTACGGCGTCCAGATCCGCGACGTCGTCAACTGCGGCGGCATCGCCGAGAAGAACCCGCTGGTCATGCAGATCTACGCCGACGTCACCGGCCTGGAGATGAAGATCGCCCGCTCGAGCCAGACTTGCGCCCTGGGCGCGGCCATGGCCGGGGCCGTCGCGGCCGGACGCCCGGGCGGCGGCCACGCGACCTTCGCCGAGGCCCAGGCCGCCATGGGCGGGATCAAGCGCACGGTCTACAAACCCGACGGCGCCCGCCACAAGGTCTACCTCGAGCTCTTCGCCCTCTATCGCGAGCTCCACGACGCCTTCGGCACGAAGGCCTGGAGCGGCAGCCTCTATAACGTGATGAAGGACCTGCTGGCCCTCAAGGACCTCCAGAGGAGGTAG